One genomic segment of Oncorhynchus masou masou isolate Uvic2021 chromosome 16, UVic_Omas_1.1, whole genome shotgun sequence includes these proteins:
- the LOC135557685 gene encoding desmin-like, whose translation MSHSPERMSSYCRYFGGPLATSSSYQVRISSPSPTCDAVGRHMKEETHLGRIEGLKLEIKVMKEKIALLLREYPELLNIKMALENEITTYR comes from the exons ATGAGTCACAGCCCAGAAAGGATGTCTTCTTATTGCCGCTACTTCGGGGGCCCCCTCGCCACCTCCTCTTCCTACCAGGTGCGGATCTCAAGCCCCTCGCCAACTTGTGATGCTGTGGGGAGACACATGAAAGAAGAGACACATCTG GGGCGTATTGAGGGGCTGAAGCTGGAGATTAAGGTGATGAAGGAGAAGATAGCTCTGCTGCTGAGGGAGTACCCAGAGCTGCTCAACATCAAGATGGCCCTGGAGAATGAGATAACCACCTACAGGTGA